Sequence from the Paeniglutamicibacter cryotolerans genome:
TCCGGATCTGATGAATTCCACTATCCTTTTTGCGTCCCGGTGGATCGATCGATTGTCGGTATTCACAGCATCGATCGGATCCTTCAATCCAAGCTCCTCGAGATATCCCGCCCAGCACCTCAAGCCACGCACGGCAGGGGATTCTCTTCGCCCGCCACACCGCGGGTGCTGCCATCGCTGAGAGGGACGCCATCGAATATCTCGGTGGGTTGATTCCCTACCGCCCGGATCAGCATCCAGTCCCCCGGTATCGAGACGGGTTTTCGCGGCAGCGTAACAGAGCCTGGATTCGGACCGGCGAGCTGCTGCAGGGGTCGACTGCTCTCGTTTCCCGTCCGGCGCGACATGCTCCCTCATCATCCGGGGTGAGAAGGGCAACGACGGTCTCCTGCCGGCTGGACAACCGGTGCGGGGTTGATGCGTACGACGCAGCGGCAACTGAACATCCAAAGGGGTTGGAAACGCAATCCGGCATCCGGATGGTTCCGGAATCCTCGCATCCCCGGCATCCCTACTGTGCGCTTCTACTTGATCTGGTCCCTGGATCCGTTGGCCACAGCAGCCTCACGTCCAGCGCAGTGCTGCCGTGTCGGCAATGCTGACACCGCCGGCACGGGAATTGCCCACGCATTCCGGCCCGGACACAGCCGGAAGGTCCGCGGCCGAGTCGCCTCGGGCAAGAACCTCGCACTTCTTCACTGTGTCAAGGTCAAGGGCATCACCGAATCGCGGCTCAGCCTTCCGTGGAGGAGGAAATTACGGTGCTCGATGATGCGGTTGTCCGCGCTGGCTCCCCCGGCTGCGGGCAAAGCACTTGTTAATCAAAAATTCCCCCGCGGCTGAGCCACGGGGGAATTCCTGCCAAAGGTGAAGGACTAGCCTTCGACGAGCACCTTGGTGACGTTCGGGTCAACCGGGATGCCCGGGCCGAACGTGGTGGCCACGGTGGCCTTGGTGATGTAGCGGCCCTTGGAGGAGGACGGCTTCAAACGAAGCACCTCCTCCAGTGCTGCTGCGTAGTTCTCGGCCAGCTTTGCGGCGTCGAAGGAAACCTTGCCAATGATGAAGTGCAGGTTCGAGTGCTTGTCGACGCGGAAGTCGATCTTGCCACCCTTGATGTCGTTGACTGCCTTGGCGACATCCATGGTCACCGTGCCGGTCTTCGGGTTCGGCATCAGGTTACGCGGGCCCAGGACCTTGCCCAAGCGGCCAACCTTGCCCATGAGGTCCGGGGTCGCAACCGCGGCGTCGAAGTCGGTCCAGCCGCCAGCGATCTTGGCGATCAGGTCGTCCGAGCCAACGAAGTCGGCGCCGGCTGCGATTGCTGCCTCTGCCTTTTCGCCGTTTGCGAACACCAGGACGCGGGCAACCTTGCCGGTGCCGTGCGGAAGGTTCACGGTGCCGCGAACCATCTGGTCGGCCTTGCGGGGGTCGACGCCGAGGCGGAAGGCAACCTCAACGGTCGAGTCCATCTTCGAGGCCGTATTCTCCTTGGCCAGGGCGATTGCCTCGACCGGGCTGTAGAGGTTGTCGGCATCGATCTTAGCCGCGGCGGCTACGTATGCTTTGCTGCGCTTTGCCATCTGCTTTTTCTCCTTTTGCAGTCGTGGTCATTCATGGGTCGCGCGCGACCCTGCCACTGCGACGCGGTGCCCCGGGTGCCGGGGTTCCGTCGTCGTAATCTATGTTGGTGGTGCTCCCCGAGGGGTGCGGTCGAGGGCTGTTAGCCCTCTACGGTGATGCCCATGGAACGGGCGGTGCCGGCGATGATCAGGGCAGCAGCCTTGATGTCGTTGGCGTTGAGGTCTTCCATCTTCGTGGTGGCGATCTCCTCAACCTGTGCCTGGGTCAGCTTCGCAACCTTGACGGTGTGCGGGGTAGCGGAACCCTTGGCAACGCCTGCAGCCTTTTTGATCAGCTCGGCTGCCGGCGGGGTCTTCGTGATGAAGGTGAAGGAACGGTCTTCGTAGACCGTGATCTCCACGGGGATCACGTTGCCGCGCTGGGCTTCCGTTGCGGCGTTGTAGGCCTTGCAGAATTCCATGATGTTGACACCGTGCTGGCCAAGCGCGGGACCGATCGGCGGTGCCGGGTTGGCGGCGCCTGCCTTGATCTGCAGCTTGATAAGGCCGGTGACCTTCTTCTTGGGAGCCATTTTCAGGTCCTTACTACTCATATGAATTCCCCGCAGCACAGGAGCGTGTCCGGGGGTTTGGCCGCCGTGGCGCGGCGGCCGGATCGTTCCCTGCCGGTAAAGCATCCGGCCGGAACGAAGATTTTGGGGTGTTAGACGATCTTGGTGACCTGTGCGAAGGACAGGGTCACCGGGGTTTCGCGTTCGAAGATCGATACCAAGACGACCAGCTGCGAGGAATCCAGCTTGATCTCGGAGATCGTAGCCGGAAGGGTCTCGAACGGTCCGTCGTTGACGATGACTGCTTCGCCGACCTCGAAGTCGACGTTGACCTCGGTGATCGGGGCGCGGCCCGGCTTACCGGACTCGGAAGGATCTTCGGTGACGATGGTGTGCTTGAGCATCGAGAAGACCTCGTCAAGGGACAGCGGCACCGGATCATGTGCGTTGCCAACGAAGCCGGTGACACCCGGGGTGTGGCGCACTGCGCCCCACGAGGCATCGGTCAGTTCCATGCGGACCAGGACGTAGCCGGGGATGCGTACGCGGCGAACGATCTTACGCGTGGTGTTCTTGATTTCCACGACCTCTTCCATGGGGACCTGGATTTCGTAGATGAAATCCTCCATGGACAGGGTCTGGATGCGGGTCTCCATATTGAGCTTGACCCGGTTTTCGTAACCCGCGTAGGAGTGGATGACGTACCAGTCGCCGGGCTGGCGGCGAAGCTGCGTACGGAATTCCTCAACCGGGTCAACTTCCGGAGCCTGCTCGGCTTCTTCGGAATCGTCGACATCCTCGGAAACGGCGGGAGCCTGCTCGGCGTCCTCGGAAACGACGGAATCGGCCGATACCTCTTCGGTATCGACCTCTGCTGCCTGCTCAACGACTTCGTCGATGGCTTGCGGTTCGAGTTCCTGTTCGGACACTGGGGTTCCTGCTTTCTTTTACTGGATCACCAGACGAAATGGTGTGCTTCGTTCCGGCTTACTGCTCGGGAGGATTGGTGAAGACCAGGATCGATCCGTTACTGAAGAGGAAGTCCAAGCCGGTAACGATCAGCATCATCAGAGCGACGAAACCCAGGACCACCAGCGTGTAGTTCACCAACTCGCTTCGGGTGGGGGTCACCACCTTTTTAAGCTCGGAGATCATCTGACGGAAGAACAGGACCAGACCGGCAAAGATGCCTGCCTTGACGGGCTTCTTGCCGTGCGGGCCGTCCTGCGAACTTGCCGCAGCCGTTTCGGTCACCGGTTCCTCATTTCGCGTTAGCCAGATGAAACAGCCACGGTGCGCTGCAGCCATTGACCACAACACACCGTGACGTGAATTTGCGTGCGCTTCCTCCCGGCAAAGCCGGGTTTCAGCTACTGCGCAGGGCAGACAGGACTCGAACCTGCAACCTGCGGTTTTGGAGACCGCTGCGCTACCAATTGCGCCACTACCCTTCGGACCGAAATCCGCGTGATGTTCCCCACCGAAAGTGCTCCGGCTTGATACATCGCGGTGTTTTTCAACACCGAGGATCAAGTCTACGCAAAGACGGGGCCCAATGTCGAACCGAGTTCATCCGCGGAAAAAAATCCTTGTGTTCCAGGGGATTTTCCAAAGACGATTCAGCTCCTGAGCGGGGCACCCCTGTCCGGGCCAGTCGTTGTTGTTTTCCGTACCGCAGGAATCCGAAAAAATGCGCAGCACCGCATCAAATGCGGATGCCGACCACTTGAAGCCATAGCGGGCACCCGGCGCCACCCAGGACGCGTCCGTTTCATCACGGAGGCCGGGCAGGCCGGCCAGGTCCTTCGAAGAAGGTACGGTGCGCGGCAGTCCACCCGACGAGACCCGGTTGCCCGGCTCCGTCATCGCCGGGTCATCAAACCGTTCGCAGGGCAGTGGCTTCCAGCCGAGGGCCACCCCCCACACTGATCTCGGTGGAGGGATGGACCGGCACCCCGGCGAGGGAATTGAGCACCAGGCAGCTGCATGCAGGCCTGGCGTGGAGTCCGGCGTGACTGTTGCCGTTGAGCATTGTTCCCCCGCCTGTGGGCAGCTCCTTGGGCACAGGCGGCCTGCCCCGACCGGACCGTCGCGGTAGTCTGGGGGTCATGACTTCCCCCGCTTCGCCGCTCCATTTCCCCGCCCGCATCGGCACCCTGATCCTCACCGTTTTCGCCGCGGGAGCCGTTCCCGGTGCAGTGCTCGAACTCATGGCGGGACCAGACGTGGACGGGCGCAACGGATTGAGGGCCGCGGTGGTTGCCCTGCCGATGCTGATCAGCCTGGCCGCATGGTTCGTGCTGCGCCGGCAGAAGGAGGTCCGCGGGGTCATGGTCCTGCAGGTGCTGCTTGCCGCCGTGCTGGGACTGGCAACGGCCGGTTCGGCGGCACCGTTGAGCTGGTATCTGGGCGCCGGATTGGTGCTCTGGGCGATGCGCCTGGGCCGTAACGAACTGATGTGGGTCGGCACCGTGCTGCTGGTGCTGTGCGCGGGCGTGCAGTTCGGCATGCTGCCCGCCGCCGGTTTCGGCTACGTCCTGGCTGGAGTGTTGGCGCCGCTGATCCTTACCGGGGCCGCAGCCTACTCATGGTGGCGGTTGCGCACCGGCGGGGACATCGTGCGGGAGGCCAGCGCGGCCGATGAGCTGCACCGCAGCCGCTACGGCACGCTACCGGGCCAGTAGCCCCCCTTCAGCCTGGCCGGAGGGCGCCGCGGGCCCTCCGGACACGTTACATTCGTGCCCGTTCTTCGCCCCGGGGCGACACCACCACTAAAGTGGGTGGTGAACTTCATCTCCCCTTCCAGGAAGCGACGACATGTCACGCATCTCCCGACGCATCGGGTCCATCGCAGAGTCCGCCACCCTCGCCGTAGACGCCAAGGCGAAAGCGCTGAAGGCCGCCGGCCGCCCGGTCATCGGGTTCGGCGCCGGGGAGCCCGACTTCCCGACCCCCGACTACATCGTCGAAGCCGCGGTCGAGGCGGCGCGCAACCCGCGCTTCCACCGTTATTCCCCCGCCGCCGGACTGCCCGAGCTGCGTGCCGCGATCGCCGAGAAGACCATGCGCGATTCGGGCTACGGCATCGAAGCGAACCAGGTGCTGGTCACCAACGGCGGCAAGCAGGCCGTCTACAACACCTTCGCCACGCTGCTGGACCCGGGGGATGAGGTCCTCCTGCCGGCACCGTACTGGACCACCTATCCGGAGGCCATCCGGCTGGCCGGCGGCGTGCCGGTCGAGGTCTTCGCCGGCCCCGAACAGGGCTACAAGGTCACCATCGAGCAGCTCGAGGCGGCACTGACCGAGCGCACCAAGGTGCTTTTGTTCGTTTCCCCGTCCAACCCGACCGGCGCCGTGTACTCCCCGGAGATGGTCGCGCAGATCGGCCGCTGGGCTGCGTCGAAGGACCTCTGGGTCGTCACCGATGAGATCTACGAACACCTGACCTACGATGCGGCATCGTTCACCTCGATCGCCACGGCGGCCCCGGAACTGGGCGACAAGGTCATCATCCTCAACGGCGTCGCCAAGACCTACGCGATGACCGGCTGGCGCGTGGGATGGATGGCCGGACCGGCTGACGTGATCAAGGCGGCGACCAACCTGCAGTCCCACGCCACCTCGAACGTCGCCAACGTCTCGCAGATGGCGGCGCTGGCAGCCGTCTCCGGCTCGCTCGATGCCGTCGCGCGGATGCGCACCGCGTTCGACCGCCGCCGCAAGGCCATGGTCACCGCCCTGAACTCTATCGACGGCGTGGACTGCCCGACACCGGAGGGTGCGTTCTACGCCTATGCCGACGTGCGCGGCATGTTCGGGCGCGAGATCCGCGGCATCGTCCCGGCGACCTCCGCCGAGCTGGCCGCGCTGATCCTCGAGCAGGCCGAGGTGGCGGTGGTTCCGGGCGAGGCGTTCGGCCCCTCGGGCTACATCCGCCTGTCCTACGCGCTGGGCGACGATGACCTGGCCGAGGGCGTGGCACGCATCCAGTCGCTGCTCGGCGAGGCCCAGTAGCCCCACCATGACGACGGACCGGCCGGGTTCCCGCACTGCGGGGACGCCGGCCGGTCCGGTTTAACCGGTGACAGGATTACAGGATGCGCCGGTCCACCGCCCAGCGGGTGAGTTCATGGCGATTGGAGAGCTGGAGCTTGCGCAGCACCGAGGACACGTGGGTTTCCACCGTCTTGACCGAGATGAACAGGTCCTTGGCGACCTCCTTGTAGCTGTAGCCGCGGGCTATCAGCCGCATCACCTCCAGCTCGCGAGCCGAGAGCAGGTCAAGGTCCCCGTCGGCACTGACCGCGGCCTGGGTGCCGAACGCGTCGAGCACGAAACCGGCAAGCCGCGGGGAAAACACCGCGTCCCCGCCGGCCACCCGGGCGACGGCATCGGAAATCTGCGCACCCGAGATGCTCTTGGTCACATAGCCGCGGGCGCCGGCACGGATCACCGTGACCACGTCCTCCGCCGCGTCAGAGACGCTCAAGGCGAGGAAACGGGTCTCCGCGAACAGATCGGTGCACCCGGCGAGCACCTCGGCCCCGCCGCCGCCGCGTCCGCCGGGCAGGTGCACGTCCAGCAGTACCACGTCGGGACGGTGCAGGTGAATCCGTTCGATGGCCTCCTCGACCGAGGCCCCCTCCCCCACCACGGTGATCCGCGCGTCGAGGTCGGCCTTCAGCCCGGACCGGAAGATGCCGTGGTCATCGATGATGACCACGCGCAACGGCTCATTCATGTTCTTCTCCCTGGATGTGCTTCATGGACAGGCGCACCTCGGTGCCGTCCTCTGAACTGCCGATGGACGCCGAGCCGCCATTGCGGTCCATGCGCCCGATGATCGATTCGCGGACGCCGAGCCGGTCCTGCGCCACGGCCCCGACGTCGAAGCCGGGACCGTGGTCCCGGACGAACACCTCGACGCCGTCGCCGCGCGCCTCCACGTAGACCGAGACCGACCCGCCGGCGTGCTTGGCCGCATTGACCATTGCCTCGCGGGCGGCCTGCAGCAGCGCGTCGTGCCCGGCCAGGCCGGAAAGCTGCCCGACGGTGACCACGTCGATGTGCGCCCCGTGGCTTTCCTCCACCAGCGCCGCCTCGCCTCGGATGGCCTCGGCGATGTCGCCCTCGGCGGCCGGGGCCTCACGGTAGAGCCATTGGCGCAGTTCGCGTTCCTGGGCCCGGGCCAGCAGCATCACCCGGGCCGGGTCCCCTGCCCGGCGTTGGATCAACGCGAGCGTCTGCAGCACCGAATCGTGCAGGTGGGCCGCTATCTCCGCACGTTCGTCGGCGCGGATCCGCGAGGCACGTTCGACCTTGTAACCACGCCAGAAGCGCAACGCCCAGGGCAGCAGCACCAGTGCCACGCCGCCGAGCAGCACCGCGCCGACCAGCAGCCCGGAGAGCAGCGCCGACCAGGCGACGGTGCCCGAGAGCAGCAGGACCAGGCCCAGCACCACCAGTGCGACGCCGGCCACCAGCCGGGCCAGGCCGGCGGCACGGTTGGCCCCGGCGCTGCGGATCAGCCCCTCGCGTCCGCCGGAGTCAAGCTGCATCCACGTGATGACAGCGCCGGCGACGATGATCAGCACCGGCCAGATCACGCCCCAGTTGATCTGAAGGCCCAGCAGCTGGGCGGCGACCAGGCCGGCGACCAGCAGCAGGCCGGCACCGGCGAGGATCTCCCGGTTGGCGCCGCCGCTTCCCGCGCGCTGCGATTCCACCACCCGGTTCAGCGATTCAGCAAGGGAGGTGCGGCCCGGGCCGGCCCGCAGTTCCGCCTCGCGGGCGGCATCGTCCAGCGTGGGCATGAAGATCCAGAGCCAGCCGTAGAGCACTATCCCGGCACCCCCGGCGAACACCGCTGCGACCATCAGCAGGCGCACGGCTCGCGGCGAGAGGCCCAGGTGCGCGGCGAGTCCGGCGCAGACGCCGGCCAGGATGCGCGGCTCCGCGCGAACCAAGGCGGGGCGGGTCTGGGCTGTTGTCATGCTTCCATCCAAGCACGGTTCGGGGTCGGGAACCGGGGTTTCGGGGGTAATCCCGGTGCGGTTTCAGGGTTCACTCAGGGCCGACCCCCATGGCGGGGGCCGAAGTTCCGCGGAAGGATGGAAGCATGAACGAAGCACCTGTTGAAAACGGATTTTTCCGCTGGGTCAGGACCCTGGGGGTCAACCGCAGCGAACACGGCTGGATCGGCGGCGTCGCCTCCGGCATCGGCGCCCGGTTCGGCATCGACCCGGTCCTGGCCCGCGGCATCATGGTGGTCCTCGCCCTGTTCGGCGGGTTCGGCATAGCCGCCTATGGATTGGCGTGGGCCCTGCTGCCGGGGCACGACGGCCGCATCCACCTGCAGGAGGCGGCCCGCGGCCGTTGGGCCAGCGGGATGACCGGTGCGCTGATCTTCTTCATCGTGGGCAGCGTCGGCGAGCCCTGGGGTGTGGGCTGGTGGGGCTGGGACGGCGGCTGGGGCTGGATCTGGCCGGTCGGCGCCGTGGCCTTGGTGCTGTGGCTGGTTTTGTCCCGTGAATCACCGGGAGCCGACGCCGACGGATCCACCCGCACCTCCCGGTTCAAGGCGGCCTTCGGTCAGCAGGGGCCGCGGGGCGGCTACTCCACTGCGGCGCAATCCACCCACGCCGCATCCACCACGGGAACCATCCCGCCGCTACCCGAGGACGCCACCGACATGAACAACACTTCTCCCACCGATCCGGCCTCCGGCACCGAGCCGGGACCGGTCAGCCTGCACAAGCCACCGGCCGATTCCGCTGGATTCGGCTCCGGATTCGACAGCGGCTTCGATGCCGGATTCGACTCCGGCTACCAGCCGCCTGCCTATGTTCCGGCTCCGGCCGAACCCCGGGCTCCGCGGATCCCGCGGGCACACCCGCTTCCCGGATACCAGGGCGCCATCGTGCTCGGCATCGCGGCCCTGGCAGCAGGCCTGATCCTGGCCCTGGAGAACATGAACGTCATCAGCCTGGGCGCCAGCCCGGTGGCGGTCGC
This genomic interval carries:
- the rplA gene encoding 50S ribosomal protein L1 produces the protein MAKRSKAYVAAAAKIDADNLYSPVEAIALAKENTASKMDSTVEVAFRLGVDPRKADQMVRGTVNLPHGTGKVARVLVFANGEKAEAAIAAGADFVGSDDLIAKIAGGWTDFDAAVATPDLMGKVGRLGKVLGPRNLMPNPKTGTVTMDVAKAVNDIKGGKIDFRVDKHSNLHFIIGKVSFDAAKLAENYAAALEEVLRLKPSSSKGRYITKATVATTFGPGIPVDPNVTKVLVEG
- the rplK gene encoding 50S ribosomal protein L11, which encodes MAPKKKVTGLIKLQIKAGAANPAPPIGPALGQHGVNIMEFCKAYNAATEAQRGNVIPVEITVYEDRSFTFITKTPPAAELIKKAAGVAKGSATPHTVKVAKLTQAQVEEIATTKMEDLNANDIKAAALIIAGTARSMGITVEG
- the nusG gene encoding transcription termination/antitermination protein NusG, whose protein sequence is MSEQELEPQAIDEVVEQAAEVDTEEVSADSVVSEDAEQAPAVSEDVDDSEEAEQAPEVDPVEEFRTQLRRQPGDWYVIHSYAGYENRVKLNMETRIQTLSMEDFIYEIQVPMEEVVEIKNTTRKIVRRVRIPGYVLVRMELTDASWGAVRHTPGVTGFVGNAHDPVPLSLDEVFSMLKHTIVTEDPSESGKPGRAPITEVNVDFEVGEAVIVNDGPFETLPATISEIKLDSSQLVVLVSIFERETPVTLSFAQVTKIV
- the secE gene encoding preprotein translocase subunit SecE, producing the protein MTETAAASSQDGPHGKKPVKAGIFAGLVLFFRQMISELKKVVTPTRSELVNYTLVVLGFVALMMLIVTGLDFLFSNGSILVFTNPPEQ
- a CDS encoding pyridoxal phosphate-dependent aminotransferase — encoded protein: MSRISRRIGSIAESATLAVDAKAKALKAAGRPVIGFGAGEPDFPTPDYIVEAAVEAARNPRFHRYSPAAGLPELRAAIAEKTMRDSGYGIEANQVLVTNGGKQAVYNTFATLLDPGDEVLLPAPYWTTYPEAIRLAGGVPVEVFAGPEQGYKVTIEQLEAALTERTKVLLFVSPSNPTGAVYSPEMVAQIGRWAASKDLWVVTDEIYEHLTYDAASFTSIATAAPELGDKVIILNGVAKTYAMTGWRVGWMAGPADVIKAATNLQSHATSNVANVSQMAALAAVSGSLDAVARMRTAFDRRRKAMVTALNSIDGVDCPTPEGAFYAYADVRGMFGREIRGIVPATSAELAALILEQAEVAVVPGEAFGPSGYIRLSYALGDDDLAEGVARIQSLLGEAQ
- a CDS encoding LuxR C-terminal-related transcriptional regulator; protein product: MNEPLRVVIIDDHGIFRSGLKADLDARITVVGEGASVEEAIERIHLHRPDVVLLDVHLPGGRGGGGAEVLAGCTDLFAETRFLALSVSDAAEDVVTVIRAGARGYVTKSISGAQISDAVARVAGGDAVFSPRLAGFVLDAFGTQAAVSADGDLDLLSARELEVMRLIARGYSYKEVAKDLFISVKTVETHVSSVLRKLQLSNRHELTRWAVDRRIL
- a CDS encoding ATP-binding protein encodes the protein MTTAQTRPALVRAEPRILAGVCAGLAAHLGLSPRAVRLLMVAAVFAGGAGIVLYGWLWIFMPTLDDAAREAELRAGPGRTSLAESLNRVVESQRAGSGGANREILAGAGLLLVAGLVAAQLLGLQINWGVIWPVLIIVAGAVITWMQLDSGGREGLIRSAGANRAAGLARLVAGVALVVLGLVLLLSGTVAWSALLSGLLVGAVLLGGVALVLLPWALRFWRGYKVERASRIRADERAEIAAHLHDSVLQTLALIQRRAGDPARVMLLARAQERELRQWLYREAPAAEGDIAEAIRGEAALVEESHGAHIDVVTVGQLSGLAGHDALLQAAREAMVNAAKHAGGSVSVYVEARGDGVEVFVRDHGPGFDVGAVAQDRLGVRESIIGRMDRNGGSASIGSSEDGTEVRLSMKHIQGEEHE
- a CDS encoding PspC domain-containing protein; translated protein: MNEAPVENGFFRWVRTLGVNRSEHGWIGGVASGIGARFGIDPVLARGIMVVLALFGGFGIAAYGLAWALLPGHDGRIHLQEAARGRWASGMTGALIFFIVGSVGEPWGVGWWGWDGGWGWIWPVGAVALVLWLVLSRESPGADADGSTRTSRFKAAFGQQGPRGGYSTAAQSTHAASTTGTIPPLPEDATDMNNTSPTDPASGTEPGPVSLHKPPADSAGFGSGFDSGFDAGFDSGYQPPAYVPAPAEPRAPRIPRAHPLPGYQGAIVLGIAALAAGLILALENMNVISLGASPVAVALAAALLVIGIGVIAAAVRRHTGGVLIGLGIPVLVLSLVFGGTALGSASRTAWIGGITDQTGNAYTYVFHSGQLDLTGYSTITQNTTLTVDNVFSSVDIAVPGNIPVVVESTGVFSSLELRTADGVTGTSTSSGQLNPGATGPTLTIKLDGAFTSATVTSQKATVTP